In Candidatus Thorarchaeota archaeon, one genomic interval encodes:
- a CDS encoding TlpA family protein disulfide reductase produces the protein MQPKSITAVGLVLAVVLAGTAGGIVILQMQASGPTNGNTTTTTTTTTTTTLKIILEDTDLLQYEFKVPDWVFLGIDGLNHSISDYAGKFLILDFFATWCGYCKLQNADMVQVYNTYTRDQLDIMHITIALSDTVEMLEDYVAEYGITWACVFGTDDVAADYIGVRYIPTIAIIDGQGMLRWKHVGWWTFDEMNPVISNLMGV, from the coding sequence GTGCAGCCAAAGTCAATCACAGCTGTTGGACTGGTCCTCGCAGTCGTGCTTGCAGGAACTGCAGGCGGTATCGTAATCCTTCAGATGCAAGCAAGCGGCCCAACCAACGGAAACACCACGACGACCACAACCACCACGACAACCACGACACTCAAGATTATTCTTGAGGACACGGACCTACTCCAGTATGAATTCAAAGTGCCAGACTGGGTATTCCTTGGCATCGATGGCCTAAACCACTCAATCTCCGACTATGCCGGCAAGTTCCTGATACTGGACTTCTTCGCCACTTGGTGTGGCTACTGCAAGCTGCAGAATGCCGACATGGTCCAAGTGTACAACACATACACAAGAGATCAGCTTGACATAATGCACATCACTATCGCTCTCTCTGACACAGTCGAGATGCTTGAGGACTATGTTGCCGAGTACGGAATCACATGGGCGTGCGTCTTTGGCACGGACGATGTCGCTGCAGACTATATCGGAGTCCGATACATACCCACCATCGCGATAATCGACGGTCAAGGTATGCTCAGATGGAAGCACGTTGGCTGGTGGACGTTTGACGAGATGAACCCGGTAATCAGTAATCTCATGGGAGTATGA
- a CDS encoding ribonuclease HI family protein, whose product MTSYTLFFDGACEPKNPGGVASYGYALDESGQLLQKGDGVVGEGPAMTNNVAEYHGLIVGLEVASKRLRAGDELRVVGDSQLVIRQMRGEYKVSASRLVPLHRKAKELVSALSKKGVKVSFEWVAREENEVADRLSHEAFERHRRGR is encoded by the coding sequence ATGACCTCATACACGCTCTTCTTTGATGGCGCCTGTGAGCCGAAGAACCCCGGTGGAGTGGCCAGCTATGGGTATGCACTTGACGAGTCGGGACAGCTCTTGCAGAAGGGGGACGGTGTTGTCGGTGAAGGTCCCGCCATGACCAACAACGTTGCGGAGTACCACGGTCTCATTGTGGGACTTGAGGTTGCCAGCAAGAGACTGAGAGCTGGAGACGAGTTGAGAGTAGTCGGTGACAGCCAGCTCGTCATTCGCCAGATGAGAGGTGAATACAAGGTCAGCGCATCAAGACTGGTCCCTCTACATCGAAAGGCGAAGGAATTGGTATCGGCTCTCAGCAAGAAGGGAGTCAAGGTCTCGTTTGAGTGGGTAGCTCGGGAGGAGAACGAGGTGGCGGACAGACTCTCCCATGAGGCCTTCGAAAGGCACAGGCGTGGACGATGA
- a CDS encoding nitroreductase family protein, whose amino-acid sequence MDALEAIRTRRSIRKYEARPVSSDMIEQILRAGMSAPSAGNQQAWQFVVITDRDILDKIPSVHPYSKMVREVSVAILVCGDLDAEKYKGFWIQDCSAATQNMLLAAHALGLASVWLGIHPRTEREEGLKRLLGLPEHIVPLALLPIGYPAEKKAPEDRYRKEKVHHNKW is encoded by the coding sequence TTGGACGCATTAGAGGCCATCCGGACAAGACGCAGTATCAGAAAGTACGAAGCCCGGCCTGTTTCGAGTGACATGATTGAACAGATTCTTCGTGCAGGGATGAGCGCCCCTTCTGCGGGGAATCAGCAGGCATGGCAGTTTGTCGTGATTACTGACAGGGACATACTCGACAAGATTCCAAGTGTCCATCCTTACTCGAAGATGGTACGGGAGGTGTCCGTTGCAATACTCGTCTGCGGGGACCTGGATGCAGAGAAGTACAAGGGCTTCTGGATTCAGGACTGCTCGGCAGCGACGCAGAACATGCTCCTCGCAGCACATGCATTGGGACTGGCATCAGTGTGGCTCGGCATTCACCCCCGAACGGAGCGCGAGGAGGGCCTCAAGAGACTACTGGGCTTGCCCGAACACATTGTGCCGCTGGCTCTTCTGCCAATAGGCTACCCGGCCGAGAAGAAGGCCCCAGAGGACAGATACCGGAAGGAGAAGGTGCACCACAACAAGTGGTAG
- a CDS encoding ribulose 1,5-bisphosphate carboxylase, with amino-acid sequence MNARDVAYAAAVEQSTGTWTLVPGETPEVRTRHVAKVIGIYEVPAYEYSTPKDLERREYIIQVAFPWENFGAQIPMLMSTVIGNISLGGRIKCVDMRFPKSWLKEFKGPKFGIKGLRKLLGVKNRPLLNNMIKPCVYTSAKMGADLCYEAAVGGSDIIKDDELLANAAFNTLEERIPLFMDAIDRASAEKGEKTLYTVNITDEVTRLFEHAERAQELGANALMINFLAVGYSAFRQVCEDPSVKVPVLAHMDITGAMSYSPITGVATNLVIGKLPRICGSDITVLPAPYGKAPILKERFLSIAHDMVMPLHNIEQSAPMPSGGISPGMVEEVVDDLGPDIVIGSGGAIHAHPDGPRAGARAFRQAIDAKMMGVSVKKAAQENEELRRALESWGSGRTGFDL; translated from the coding sequence ATGAACGCAAGGGATGTCGCCTATGCCGCAGCAGTCGAGCAGAGCACGGGAACATGGACGCTTGTGCCCGGCGAGACCCCTGAGGTAAGAACGAGGCATGTTGCAAAGGTGATTGGCATATACGAGGTTCCTGCCTATGAGTACAGCACTCCAAAGGACCTAGAGCGCAGAGAGTACATCATTCAAGTCGCCTTTCCGTGGGAGAACTTCGGCGCGCAGATACCCATGCTGATGAGCACGGTCATAGGCAACATCTCCCTCGGTGGTCGTATCAAGTGCGTGGACATGAGGTTTCCCAAGAGCTGGCTGAAGGAGTTCAAAGGACCGAAGTTTGGAATCAAGGGGCTGAGAAAGCTTCTCGGCGTGAAGAACCGACCCCTTCTCAACAACATGATAAAGCCCTGTGTGTACACCTCTGCCAAGATGGGGGCGGACCTGTGCTACGAGGCCGCTGTCGGTGGTTCGGACATAATCAAGGACGATGAGTTGCTCGCCAATGCCGCCTTCAACACACTTGAGGAGCGAATACCTCTCTTCATGGACGCAATCGATCGTGCCAGTGCTGAGAAAGGAGAGAAGACTCTGTACACGGTGAACATCACTGACGAGGTCACCCGGCTATTTGAGCACGCAGAGAGGGCTCAGGAGCTTGGTGCGAATGCACTCATGATAAACTTCCTGGCGGTGGGCTATTCGGCCTTTCGTCAAGTATGCGAGGACCCCTCCGTGAAGGTCCCGGTGTTAGCACACATGGATATCACCGGTGCGATGTCCTATTCGCCAATAACTGGAGTTGCGACCAACTTGGTGATTGGGAAACTACCGAGAATATGCGGTTCGGACATCACGGTCCTTCCCGCACCCTATGGCAAGGCCCCCATCCTGAAGGAACGCTTCCTGAGCATCGCTCACGACATGGTAATGCCACTGCACAACATCGAACAGAGTGCGCCAATGCCCAGCGGGGGGATCTCTCCCGGGATGGTGGAGGAGGTTGTGGATGACCTTGGTCCGGACATAGTCATCGGTTCAGGCGGAGCAATACACGCACATCCGGATGGACCACGGGCAGGGGCTCGCGCCTTCCGGCAGGCAATAGATGCGAAGATGATGGGAGTCTCCGTCAAGAAGGCCGCACAGGAGAACGAGGAGTTGAGGAGGGCCCTAGAGTCGTGGGGCTCGGGTCGAACGGGATTTGACCTGTAG
- a CDS encoding NAD(P)H-dependent oxidoreductase encodes MKRALLVVGSPRSERSSSNSILDYLGTRLVEHGVTIEKTYLYRLQDEHGLESLLASVDASDIVVLGAPLYVDSLPAPVISALQFIASHRTQESRSTRPMFGVVMNSGFPEAFQSDCAIENCRLFAQRASLQWAGGIAFGGGAAIAGRPLQETGGITRFLRPALDMAAAALAKGDPIPDSAIRLAARPMLPTSIYLTMATRTWKRIAKHHGAHNKLGAMPFARE; translated from the coding sequence ATGAAGCGAGCACTGCTTGTTGTCGGCAGTCCAAGGAGTGAGAGGAGCTCCTCGAACTCTATTCTGGACTACTTGGGCACAAGACTTGTGGAACATGGAGTGACCATCGAGAAGACGTATCTCTATCGTCTGCAGGATGAACATGGACTTGAGTCGCTCTTGGCATCTGTGGATGCCTCAGACATCGTGGTCCTCGGTGCACCGCTCTATGTGGACAGCCTTCCTGCACCTGTCATCTCGGCCCTGCAGTTCATCGCCTCGCATCGTACTCAAGAGAGCAGGTCCACCAGGCCCATGTTCGGAGTGGTCATGAACAGTGGTTTTCCCGAGGCATTCCAGAGTGACTGCGCAATCGAGAACTGCCGCCTGTTCGCTCAGAGAGCCAGTCTCCAATGGGCGGGCGGCATCGCATTTGGAGGGGGAGCAGCAATCGCCGGGAGGCCCCTTCAGGAGACAGGAGGCATCACTCGCTTTCTCAGACCTGCGCTCGACATGGCGGCTGCAGCCCTAGCCAAAGGAGACCCGATTCCAGATAGCGCAATCCGGCTCGCTGCCAGACCGATGCTGCCTACGAGCATATACCTCACCATGGCCACAAGGACGTGGAAGAGAATAGCCAAGCACCACGGGGCGCATAATAAGCTGGGTGCAATGCCATTTGCACGAGAGTGA
- a CDS encoding flavodoxin family protein, with product MKIMHALILDGFKGEDARRDPVRSALTAELESRGATWKWIEVERLQIAPCRGCFHCWTKTPGICVIDDDAIGVARMIAQCDVMVYVTPVVFGGVSPTLKAAMDRNICLVQPFFERVNGEVHHKRRYKRYPSMVAIGIADTDDTEGRTLFERLMTRMSINNRSVAYAGVALPEESLYAKSESKGAPSLRSVLGSLLTRVEVVGR from the coding sequence TTGAAGATCATGCACGCCCTGATACTTGACGGCTTCAAGGGAGAAGACGCTCGTAGAGACCCGGTCCGCAGTGCCCTGACTGCAGAATTGGAGTCGCGCGGCGCCACATGGAAGTGGATTGAGGTCGAACGTCTTCAGATAGCCCCCTGTAGGGGCTGCTTTCACTGTTGGACCAAGACTCCGGGCATCTGTGTGATAGATGATGATGCAATAGGAGTCGCACGAATGATCGCACAGTGCGATGTCATGGTCTACGTCACGCCAGTTGTCTTTGGAGGTGTCTCTCCCACACTGAAGGCTGCCATGGACCGGAACATATGCCTGGTACAGCCCTTCTTCGAGAGAGTCAACGGCGAGGTGCATCACAAGCGAAGGTACAAGAGGTATCCTTCGATGGTCGCCATAGGCATAGCCGACACTGATGACACAGAGGGCCGCACGCTGTTTGAGCGACTGATGACGAGGATGAGCATCAACAATCGCAGTGTGGCTTACGCCGGGGTTGCATTGCCGGAGGAGTCGCTGTATGCAAAGTCCGAGAGTAAGGGTGCCCCGAGTCTGCGTTCCGTGTTGGGCAGCCTGCTTACCAGAGTGGAAGTGGTCGGAAGATGA
- a CDS encoding xylulose kinase, whose product MTGYVLAHDLGTGGNKASLVDTDGHILASAMQPYPVLYPQPGWAEQDPEEHWWRAVCTTTRDVLSKAEVRPADVLAVTFCTQMMGTIPVDADGQPLMNCMTWMDSRAARQNKAIAKGPLRMLRMLRITGGLPSGKDIIGKILWVREERPEVYEKTHKFLDCKDYLIYKCTGEYVTSVDCATLTWFMDSKKNQWSSLILGWMDLDEDRLPRLAESTDVVGTLTEKAARELGLSTSTSVVNGAGDMTAAGVGSGAVRDKEVHLYAGSSAWLGAHVRQRKLDIFTYTGSIRSAIPGRFILIAEQESAGACLKHLREHWHCDLCKYTLDYASPACDECRSGKRNPYQSLDAVASQAPPGSDNLVFAPWMFGERSPLDDHSVRGGYFNLSLAHEKRHMTRAVLEGVAYHARWMMESFEKKRMLGEVRAVNMIGGCAVSDLWPQIYADVLQKPVHRMANPLEAGTVGVSMVAFVGMGEMPNFSTAAEKVKVDRTFEPNPEVFATYNRLYDVLKEYYRRNKSLWRKMNTAIH is encoded by the coding sequence ATGACGGGCTATGTCCTTGCCCATGACCTTGGCACGGGCGGCAACAAGGCATCACTTGTGGACACCGACGGCCATATCCTAGCCTCAGCCATGCAGCCGTACCCGGTGCTCTATCCGCAGCCGGGATGGGCGGAGCAGGACCCTGAGGAGCACTGGTGGCGAGCCGTCTGTACAACGACAAGGGATGTGTTGTCCAAGGCAGAGGTGCGGCCAGCTGATGTGCTGGCAGTGACATTCTGCACACAGATGATGGGGACTATCCCTGTAGATGCTGACGGGCAGCCGCTCATGAACTGCATGACTTGGATGGACTCACGTGCTGCTCGTCAGAACAAGGCCATTGCTAAGGGCCCGCTGAGAATGCTCAGAATGCTTCGGATTACAGGAGGTCTTCCGTCGGGAAAGGACATCATAGGGAAGATCCTGTGGGTGAGAGAGGAGCGTCCTGAGGTCTATGAGAAGACGCACAAGTTCTTGGACTGCAAGGACTATCTGATCTACAAGTGCACGGGCGAGTACGTCACATCTGTGGACTGCGCCACTCTGACTTGGTTCATGGACTCCAAGAAGAACCAGTGGTCCTCCCTCATTCTGGGCTGGATGGACTTGGATGAGGACCGACTGCCAAGACTGGCAGAGTCAACTGATGTGGTTGGCACACTGACTGAGAAGGCGGCCCGAGAACTTGGCCTTAGCACGTCAACGTCGGTGGTGAACGGGGCGGGGGACATGACCGCGGCAGGAGTGGGCTCAGGTGCTGTTCGGGACAAGGAAGTCCACCTCTACGCAGGCTCGAGTGCATGGCTTGGTGCTCACGTCAGACAGCGGAAGCTCGACATATTCACCTACACTGGGTCCATACGCTCTGCAATACCGGGAAGGTTCATCCTGATTGCAGAACAGGAGTCTGCCGGAGCTTGCCTCAAACACCTGCGAGAGCACTGGCACTGCGACCTGTGCAAGTACACACTTGACTACGCCAGCCCCGCGTGTGACGAGTGCAGGTCCGGAAAACGAAATCCGTACCAGAGCCTTGATGCGGTGGCCTCACAGGCGCCACCTGGTTCTGACAACTTGGTATTCGCACCATGGATGTTCGGTGAGCGAAGTCCCCTTGACGACCACAGTGTCCGGGGAGGCTACTTCAATCTCTCTCTGGCTCACGAGAAGAGGCACATGACACGAGCTGTGCTTGAGGGCGTCGCATATCATGCTCGCTGGATGATGGAGAGCTTTGAGAAGAAACGCATGTTGGGAGAGGTACGAGCGGTGAACATGATTGGCGGCTGCGCAGTCTCGGACCTCTGGCCCCAGATCTATGCAGACGTGTTGCAAAAACCAGTCCACCGCATGGCGAACCCGCTCGAGGCCGGCACCGTCGGAGTGTCTATGGTCGCATTCGTCGGCATGGGTGAAATGCCCAACTTCAGCACAGCTGCAGAGAAAGTCAAGGTGGATCGGACATTCGAACCCAACCCTGAGGTCTTTGCCACCTACAATCGCCTCTACGATGTCCTGAAGGAGTACTATAGACGTAACAAGAGCCTGTGGCGCAAGATGAATACTGCCATTCATTGA
- a CDS encoding methylated-DNA--[protein]-cysteine S-methyltransferase, whose amino-acid sequence MKHRFFRTSMGISAVLGDEQGIFAVLLPADYDTSRQRVAQTWPHSVEEPTLAEELVARVVDFLSGKDVDIPLDLVNTSVCTPFQLRVLVAERSIPRGMTASYTWLARRAGTKAVRAAGSALARNPFPIVVPCHRAIRSDRTLGNYQGGTPMKRRLLEMEGVRFDPDGRVSVDFFLP is encoded by the coding sequence ATGAAGCACCGTTTCTTCAGGACCTCAATGGGGATCAGCGCAGTCTTGGGAGACGAACAGGGCATCTTTGCAGTCCTGCTACCTGCAGACTATGACACATCACGACAACGAGTTGCACAGACGTGGCCTCACTCCGTTGAGGAGCCTACACTAGCAGAGGAACTCGTTGCGAGAGTCGTCGACTTCCTGAGCGGCAAAGACGTTGACATCCCACTAGACTTGGTGAACACCTCTGTGTGCACGCCTTTTCAACTCAGAGTGCTAGTAGCGGAGCGGTCAATACCACGGGGAATGACAGCATCGTACACATGGCTTGCCCGAAGAGCTGGGACGAAAGCGGTAAGGGCTGCGGGCAGCGCTTTGGCACGCAATCCGTTTCCAATCGTTGTGCCCTGCCACAGAGCCATTCGCTCAGACAGGACTCTGGGCAACTACCAAGGTGGAACGCCGATGAAGCGCCGCCTTCTCGAGATGGAAGGAGTCCGGTTCGATCCGGACGGTCGCGTTTCTGTCGACTTCTTTCTCCCGTGA